In Bos indicus x Bos taurus breed Angus x Brahman F1 hybrid chromosome 23, Bos_hybrid_MaternalHap_v2.0, whole genome shotgun sequence, a single genomic region encodes these proteins:
- the LOC113882292 gene encoding uncharacterized protein LOC113882292, translating to MQSLLYPLSSSYQHLPSPCHLQWGRRHSEPHVTLPGPRLGLTRRGSEPSYLPSAAISWGCVGANPDMELGPEGLFGKVEDAGGSSRESLSLPSADGDHHYFLKPPPQSDPVREFLAPFQSFDLEVQQRVQDSSQDIVCGICMDKVWDKPEEAERLFGILPNCSHAHCLGCLCAWRKSRGDFPPGVIKACPQCRVHSSYIIPCRFWVSQGPEKEQLIRNFKARTR from the exons ATGCAG AGCCTGCTGTACCCTCTAAGCTCCAG CTACCAGCACCTGCCATCTCCCTGTCACCTCCAGTGGGGCCGCCGCCATTCGGAGCCCCACGTCACCCTGCCAGGGCCCCGGCTGGGGCTGACTCGCAGGGGCTCTGAGCCCTCCTACCTGCCCTCTGCGGCCATCAGCTGGGGCTGCGTAGGGGCCAACCCGGACATGGAGCTTGGCCCGGAGGGGCTGTTCGGCAAGGTTGAGGACGCTGGTGGCAGCTCCCGGGAGTCCCTGTCACTACCAT CTGCTGATGGTGATCACCACTACTTCCTGAAGCCTCCACCTCAGTCAGATCCTGTCCGGGAGTTTCTGGCCCCATTTCAGAGCTTTGACCTTGAGGTGCAGCAG AGGGTGCAGGACAGCAGTCAGGACATCGTGTGTGGCATCTGCATGGACAAGGTGTGGGACAAGCCGGAGGAGGCCGAGCGGCTCTTCGGCATCCTGCCCAACTGCAGCCACGCCCACTGCCTGGGCTGCCTGTGTGCCTGGCGGAAGAGCCGAGGGGACTTCCCGCCCGGTGTCATCAA GGCCTGTCCCCAGTGCCGGGTCCATTCCAGCTACATCATCCCCTGCAGATTCTGGGTGAGCCAGGGGCCTGAGAAGGAGCAACTCATCAGGAACTTCAAGGCTCGGACCAGGTGA